A region of Veillonellaceae bacterium DNA encodes the following proteins:
- a CDS encoding Hsp20/alpha crystallin family protein, whose protein sequence is MRSLIPFDGLFGDTVLDHFFDDVPTIYKDYVSVPKADIEDLKDHYEVTCDMPGYTKDEIQVTYENGILSLSAKREDTKETKDADRKFIRRERSSAGFQRQFAVSGVKEEGIKASLKDGVLKVELPKSGKPEIEPSHKIQID, encoded by the coding sequence ATGAGAAGCTTGATTCCATTTGATGGTTTGTTTGGTGATACGGTCCTGGATCATTTCTTTGATGATGTTCCGACCATTTACAAAGATTATGTTTCCGTTCCAAAAGCGGATATTGAAGATCTGAAAGATCACTATGAAGTAACCTGTGACATGCCGGGCTACACGAAAGATGAGATTCAGGTCACTTACGAAAACGGTATCCTGTCCCTGTCCGCAAAGAGAGAAGACACGAAGGAAACGAAAGACGCAGATCGTAAGTTTATCCGCCGCGAACGCAGCTCCGCCGGTTTCCAGCGTCAGTTCGCCGTGAGTGGCGTCAAGGAAGAGGGCATCAAAGCCAGCCTGAAGGATGGCGTTTTGAAAGTAGAGCTCCCGAAATCCGGGAAACCTGAAATCGAACCGTCCCATAAAATTCAGATCGACTGA
- a CDS encoding IS3 family transposase: MEGFWGMLKRERYYTRKFTSRKAVVSMINGYIYFYNNKRIQRKLHLLAPMEVFNAAPMAA; encoded by the coding sequence ATGGAAGGGTTCTGGGGAATGCTGAAGCGCGAACGTTACTACACACGTAAATTCACCAGCCGTAAAGCAGTGGTAAGCATGATCAACGGCTACATCTACTTCTACAACAACAAACGCATTCAGCGCAAATTACATCTTTTAGCTCCAATGGAAGTATTCAACGCAGCTCCAATGGCTGCATGA
- a CDS encoding IS3 family transposase, which yields MLDQIASYLYQGVTITQAAENLHMSRITFRKWVLRYKEEGFKGLRPRQHLSYYSNQMKIQAVKEYLKGGVSMLSVCAKYRISGTLSLKTWIEAYNEHKLTDLVSEGGDLMGKRQQSVKEERVRIVQECIASGCDYNKIAKKYNMSYQTLYTWVKKFKEMGEVGLEDYRGKPIRLQTPRTEEEQLRQENARLLEEQKDLIAEIALLKKKDGDRGKVAFLEGFSLTHLLRDFKAIKEVHEETNISIESLCRLSKVSRAAYYGWLNHIKSGRELLREKVAQEVMKTHQEYPDMGYRRINDWIKKDDNININVSDSLVLRIMRILNIKSVIKYKTDGCTRNAKDPKYIFENLLNRDFDAGVSNARWMTDVTEFKYTTADGVLHKLYLSAIIDGHDRRIVSYVIGDRNNTALAFETMEKALKENPGEHPMIHTDRGFQYTSNGFHKIVEKAGLVHSMSRVGCCADNGLMV from the coding sequence ATGTTAGACCAGATTGCTTCATATCTCTATCAGGGTGTTACGATTACCCAGGCAGCTGAAAATCTTCATATGAGCCGCATAACATTCAGGAAATGGGTCCTCCGGTATAAAGAGGAGGGCTTTAAGGGATTGCGGCCCAGGCAGCATTTGTCTTACTACTCCAATCAGATGAAGATCCAGGCCGTAAAGGAATATCTTAAAGGCGGTGTTTCCATGCTTTCCGTCTGTGCCAAATACAGAATTTCCGGCACACTCTCCCTTAAAACATGGATTGAGGCGTATAATGAGCATAAGTTGACAGACCTCGTTTCTGAAGGAGGAGATCTTATGGGCAAACGCCAGCAATCGGTCAAGGAAGAGCGAGTCAGAATCGTTCAGGAGTGCATCGCCAGTGGATGCGATTATAACAAGATAGCCAAGAAGTACAACATGTCCTACCAAACGCTCTACACATGGGTAAAAAAGTTCAAGGAAATGGGCGAAGTTGGTCTTGAGGATTACAGAGGAAAGCCGATCAGGCTCCAAACGCCCCGGACCGAAGAAGAACAGCTGCGTCAGGAGAATGCCAGACTTCTTGAAGAACAGAAGGATCTTATAGCAGAGATTGCCCTGCTAAAAAAAAAAGATGGAGATAGAGGAAAGGTTGCGTTCCTCGAAGGATTCAGCCTTACTCACCTTCTCAGAGATTTTAAAGCCATAAAAGAAGTCCATGAAGAAACCAACATCTCCATAGAAAGTCTCTGCCGACTCTCAAAGGTCTCCCGGGCAGCTTATTACGGATGGCTGAATCATATTAAGAGCGGCCGTGAACTGCTGAGAGAAAAGGTCGCACAGGAGGTCATGAAAACCCATCAGGAATATCCGGATATGGGATACCGCCGGATTAACGATTGGATCAAGAAGGATGACAACATCAATATAAATGTAAGCGACAGTCTGGTTCTTCGTATCATGCGGATACTTAATATTAAGTCCGTGATCAAGTACAAGACCGATGGTTGCACTCGTAACGCAAAGGATCCAAAGTACATTTTTGAAAACCTGCTGAACCGTGACTTTGATGCCGGCGTGTCCAATGCAAGATGGATGACGGATGTCACTGAATTCAAGTACACAACTGCTGATGGAGTTTTGCACAAGTTATATTTAAGCGCGATTATTGACGGCCATGATCGCCGGATTGTCTCTTATGTCATCGGCGACAGGAACAATACTGCACTGGCTTTTGAGACAATGGAAAAGGCACTTAAAGAGAATCCTGGAGAACATCCAATGATTCATACCGACCGCGGATTCCAGTATACAAGCAACGGATTCCATAAGATTGTTGAAAAAGCAGGACTGGTTCACAGCATGTCCCGTGTAGGCTGCTGTGCAGACAACGGTCTGATGGTCTGA
- the bioB gene encoding biotin synthase BioB, with translation MNQDIALITEYMDKVLEGGEITREMAEKLLDCGKREPYFLIASADRIRRTFCGDEMHFCSDVNARSGRCSENCRFCAQSGWYNTGVKEYPLRRPEELLKEARQAEAYGAERFGIVTSGRGQTDPKQFESIVETVRLVTQHTGLSVCCSLGLLTDEQLKRLKEAGCERIHCNLETSRDYFPEICTTHTYDEKMNHIRRIQDAGLDVCSGGIFGLGETEKDRLDMAFALKERGIRSVPLNIFNPIPGTPMGETKPPQPLEILRYFAVYRFILPHAIIRVCAGREGGLRDMQSFALAAGLNGAMIGGYLTIAGRPPEKDKQMARDLGRVL, from the coding sequence ATGAATCAGGATATAGCGCTCATTACCGAGTATATGGACAAAGTCCTGGAAGGCGGAGAAATAACAAGGGAAATGGCGGAGAAACTTCTCGACTGCGGGAAGCGCGAACCCTATTTCCTCATCGCATCCGCCGACCGCATCCGCCGCACCTTCTGCGGAGATGAGATGCACTTCTGCAGCGACGTCAACGCAAGAAGCGGACGCTGCAGCGAAAACTGCCGCTTCTGCGCGCAGTCAGGCTGGTACAACACAGGCGTCAAGGAGTATCCGCTCCGCCGTCCTGAAGAACTTCTCAAGGAAGCCCGTCAGGCAGAAGCCTATGGCGCCGAACGATTCGGCATCGTCACCAGCGGGAGAGGCCAGACCGATCCCAAACAATTCGAATCCATCGTCGAAACAGTACGCCTCGTGACACAGCACACCGGACTTTCCGTCTGCTGCTCACTGGGTCTCCTTACCGACGAACAGCTGAAGAGACTCAAGGAAGCAGGCTGCGAAAGAATCCACTGCAACCTGGAAACGTCGAGAGATTATTTCCCCGAAATATGCACCACGCATACCTATGACGAGAAAATGAACCACATCCGCCGCATCCAGGACGCAGGCCTCGACGTCTGCTCCGGAGGCATCTTCGGCCTGGGAGAAACGGAAAAAGACCGCCTCGACATGGCCTTCGCCCTGAAGGAAAGAGGCATCCGCTCCGTCCCCTTAAACATCTTCAACCCGATCCCGGGCACCCCGATGGGAGAAACCAAGCCGCCGCAGCCGCTTGAAATCCTCCGCTACTTCGCCGTCTACCGCTTCATCCTGCCCCACGCCATTATCCGCGTATGCGCAGGAAGAGAAGGAGGCCTCCGCGACATGCAGTCCTTCGCACTCGCCGCCGGCCTCAACGGCGCCATGATAGGAGGCTACCTCACCATCGCCGGCCGTCCCCCGGAAAAGGACAAACAAATGGCACGCGACCTGGGCCGCGTCCTCTAA
- the bioB gene encoding biotin synthase BioB encodes MESSCEEIIRLANKVLDGGEITREEAGRLIRTKDEDTMLLLAMADKIRQKYNGNAVDFCAIINARSGHCQEDCKFCAQSGHYRTGATTYRLLPEDQILAAAKKAKDAGAVRFSLVTSGRNQDNPNEFEEIIDVVKKIHDQVGIEVCCSLGLITEEQAIRLREAGITRIHCNIETSPSYFPEICTTHTMEDKEDIIQTAQKAGIRVCSGGIIGLGEDLDQRVEMAFHLKKLHIDSVPLNILNPVEGTPFYTNERLAPLEVLRTFAVFRFVLPKALIRTAGGREVNLRSLQAHALSGGLNGIMVGGYLTTGGRNPREDLTMVNDLGRSRTQPQL; translated from the coding sequence ATGGAAAGCTCTTGTGAGGAAATCATCCGCCTGGCCAACAAAGTGTTGGACGGGGGAGAGATCACTAGAGAAGAAGCAGGCCGTCTGATCCGTACAAAGGATGAAGATACCATGCTGCTTCTGGCTATGGCAGATAAGATCCGTCAGAAGTACAACGGCAATGCTGTTGACTTCTGCGCCATCATCAATGCGCGCAGCGGACACTGCCAGGAGGACTGCAAATTCTGCGCGCAGTCCGGTCATTACAGGACGGGAGCTACGACTTACCGTCTTTTGCCGGAGGACCAGATTCTGGCCGCTGCCAAGAAAGCCAAGGATGCGGGCGCTGTCCGTTTCTCTCTGGTAACGAGCGGAAGAAATCAGGATAATCCGAATGAATTCGAGGAAATCATCGATGTCGTGAAGAAGATTCACGATCAGGTGGGCATTGAAGTCTGCTGCTCCCTGGGTCTCATCACTGAGGAACAGGCCATCCGTCTTCGCGAAGCAGGCATCACAAGAATCCACTGCAACATCGAAACATCACCGTCCTATTTCCCGGAAATCTGCACCACGCACACGATGGAAGATAAGGAAGACATCATCCAGACAGCGCAGAAGGCAGGCATCCGCGTATGCTCGGGCGGCATCATCGGACTGGGCGAAGACCTCGACCAGCGTGTGGAAATGGCATTCCATCTGAAAAAGCTCCACATCGACTCTGTTCCGTTGAATATCCTCAACCCTGTCGAAGGGACACCGTTCTACACGAACGAACGTCTGGCTCCGCTGGAAGTGCTCCGTACCTTTGCGGTATTCCGCTTCGTACTTCCAAAAGCGCTCATTCGCACAGCAGGCGGACGTGAAGTCAACCTTCGCAGCCTCCAGGCACATGCTCTCTCGGGCGGCCTGAACGGCATCATGGTCGGCGGCTATTTGACCACCGGCGGCAGAAATCCGAGAGAAGACCTGACCATGGTCAACGATCTGGGAAGAAGCAGAACCCAGCCACAGCTTTAA
- a CDS encoding zinc ABC transporter substrate-binding protein, translated as MKLWKKLALAGAAACLIITAGCGKEEKPAASAPAGKVPVTVSFEAMKELTQAIGGDRVAITVVIPDGTEPHEFEPKASDMMRVKDSKVFIYNGMGMERWAPEMLKSMKDGPVAVVASKGIDPIRLTDEDEIKEHGDFDPHVWLGPEEARKEAKNIADALAAASPENKEYFEKNYEKLDKDLTAMTEEYKKKLSTGHSKELVAGHAAFGYLCRDFGLTQASVEDAFASGEPSPAKLADLIDFCKKHNVKTIFTEDMISPALTETISKEAGAKVETLDTIESGEQDANYVKTMKENLEKIDKGLALN; from the coding sequence ATGAAATTGTGGAAAAAATTGGCTTTAGCAGGCGCGGCAGCTTGCCTCATCATTACAGCAGGCTGTGGCAAGGAAGAGAAACCGGCGGCATCCGCCCCGGCAGGGAAAGTTCCCGTCACCGTATCCTTTGAAGCCATGAAAGAGCTCACGCAGGCCATCGGGGGAGACCGCGTAGCTATCACTGTCGTCATACCGGACGGCACAGAACCCCACGAATTTGAACCAAAAGCATCCGACATGATGCGCGTCAAAGATTCCAAAGTTTTCATCTACAACGGAATGGGCATGGAACGCTGGGCGCCTGAGATGCTCAAGAGCATGAAAGACGGCCCCGTCGCTGTCGTTGCATCCAAGGGAATCGACCCCATCCGCCTGACGGATGAGGATGAAATCAAGGAACACGGCGACTTCGATCCGCACGTCTGGCTCGGACCGGAAGAAGCAAGAAAAGAAGCAAAGAACATCGCAGATGCCCTTGCTGCCGCTTCTCCTGAAAACAAGGAATACTTCGAAAAGAACTATGAGAAGCTCGACAAAGACCTCACGGCTATGACCGAAGAGTACAAAAAGAAACTCTCCACCGGCCACAGCAAAGAACTCGTCGCAGGCCATGCAGCCTTCGGCTACCTCTGCCGTGACTTCGGCCTCACCCAGGCCAGCGTCGAAGACGCATTCGCATCCGGCGAACCGTCCCCGGCCAAACTCGCAGACCTCATCGACTTCTGCAAGAAGCACAACGTCAAGACCATCTTCACCGAAGACATGATCAGCCCGGCCCTGACCGAGACCATCTCCAAAGAAGCCGGCGCCAAAGTCGAAACCCTTGACACCATAGAAAGCGGCGAACAAGACGCAAACTATGTCAAGACCATGAAAGAAAACCTGGAAAAAATCGACAAAGGACTTGCGCTGAACTGA
- a CDS encoding metal ABC transporter permease, whose protein sequence is MFSYTFMQNALIISICIAVLCPCIGLFLVLKRYSMIGDTLAHSSLAGVTLGLLFRESPVLVSFVFTAFAGMMIEFLRQYFKKYTDLILSVVLSVSVSIAITLISSGRLHANADAYLFGSMLTVSNEDMAITGLLSLAAVLTVILNYHQLLYITYDEEAARVAGAHVKVLNYVFAFLVAAVISVSIRSVGILVITSMITLPVASALQLGKGFRATFLAAMVYSFLSILGGFFASYYIGAAPGGVTALFAAGLLLVTILAKKVLR, encoded by the coding sequence ATGTTTAGTTATACCTTCATGCAGAATGCGCTCATCATTTCCATCTGCATCGCCGTTCTCTGCCCATGCATCGGGCTTTTCCTGGTGCTGAAACGGTACTCGATGATCGGGGATACCCTGGCGCACTCGTCTCTGGCGGGTGTCACGCTCGGGCTTCTCTTCCGGGAGAGTCCCGTCCTCGTTTCCTTCGTCTTCACCGCTTTTGCGGGGATGATGATCGAATTTCTCCGGCAGTATTTCAAGAAATATACCGATCTCATCCTGTCCGTTGTCCTCTCCGTCTCCGTGAGTATCGCTATCACGCTGATCAGCTCCGGGCGTCTCCATGCTAATGCCGATGCCTACCTCTTCGGCTCGATGCTGACGGTCAGCAATGAGGACATGGCGATCACAGGGCTCCTGAGCCTTGCCGCCGTCCTGACGGTCATCCTGAACTACCACCAGCTTCTCTACATCACCTACGATGAAGAAGCAGCGCGCGTTGCCGGCGCGCACGTCAAAGTACTGAATTATGTCTTCGCCTTCCTTGTGGCGGCTGTCATCTCCGTTTCCATCCGATCTGTCGGGATATTAGTCATTACCTCGATGATCACGCTTCCGGTGGCCTCGGCGCTGCAGCTGGGGAAAGGTTTCCGCGCAACCTTCCTCGCCGCGATGGTGTACAGTTTCCTGTCCATACTGGGGGGCTTCTTCGCATCCTATTACATAGGCGCCGCACCGGGCGGCGTCACAGCGCTCTTTGCAGCCGGACTGCTCCTTGTGACGATCCTGGCAAAAAAAGTCCTGCGCTGA
- the bioB gene encoding biotin synthase BioB, with amino-acid sequence MESGCEQILKITDRILDGGEITEEEAKALIRTTDEDTMLLLACADKIRQKFSGRSVDLCAIVNARSGRCQEDCKFCAQSARYDTGIDNYTFLPEEEVMKAAQKAKEAGAARFDIVTAGRDQRNPKDFAEILHLIRRIRTEIGIEVCCSLGFLTQEQAYQLKEAGVNRLHCNIESAPSFFQEVCTTHTAEEKAENIQRAQKAGIRVCCGGILGLGETLDQRVEMAFHLKKLHIDAIPLNVLNPIPGTPYEHNEPLAPLEILRSFAMFRFVLPKAQIRTAGGRQLNLRSLQSMALAGGMNGVMIGNYLTSKGSDPHDDLTMLRDLGRTRTMPNVQ; translated from the coding sequence ATGGAAAGCGGTTGTGAACAGATTTTAAAAATTACAGACAGAATTCTGGACGGCGGAGAAATCACCGAAGAAGAAGCAAAAGCACTGATTCGTACGACAGACGAAGACACCATGCTTCTTCTGGCATGCGCTGATAAGATCCGTCAGAAATTCTCCGGCAGAAGCGTCGACCTCTGCGCTATCGTCAATGCAAGAAGCGGACGCTGCCAGGAAGACTGCAAGTTCTGCGCCCAGTCTGCCCGTTACGACACAGGCATAGACAACTACACCTTCCTGCCGGAAGAAGAAGTCATGAAAGCAGCCCAGAAAGCGAAAGAAGCAGGCGCTGCCCGCTTCGATATCGTTACCGCAGGCCGTGATCAGAGAAATCCGAAAGACTTCGCAGAAATTCTGCATCTCATCCGCCGTATCCGCACGGAAATCGGCATCGAAGTCTGCTGCTCGCTTGGTTTCCTCACACAGGAACAGGCATACCAGCTCAAAGAAGCCGGCGTAAACCGTCTTCACTGCAACATTGAATCTGCACCTTCCTTCTTCCAGGAAGTCTGCACCACACATACCGCCGAGGAAAAAGCTGAGAACATCCAGCGCGCTCAGAAAGCCGGCATCCGCGTCTGCTGCGGCGGCATCCTCGGTCTGGGCGAAACCCTCGACCAGAGAGTCGAGATGGCTTTCCATCTGAAGAAACTGCACATTGATGCGATTCCGCTCAACGTGCTGAACCCGATTCCGGGAACCCCTTATGAACACAACGAGCCTCTGGCTCCATTGGAAATCCTCCGTTCATTCGCTATGTTCCGCTTCGTGCTTCCAAAAGCACAGATCCGTACAGCAGGCGGCCGCCAGCTGAACCTCAGAAGCCTGCAGTCCATGGCTCTGGCAGGCGGAATGAATGGCGTCATGATCGGCAACTACCTCACCAGCAAGGGCTCCGACCCGCATGATGATCTCACCATGCTGCGCGACCTCGGCCGTACAAGAACCATGCCGAACGTACAGTAA
- a CDS encoding metal ABC transporter ATP-binding protein produces MLTIENLYFSYTGSAPWLLEDVDFHLAGGEYISIVGNNGSGKSTLLKIILGFLKPVSGTVTRRARRIGYVPQRSASDASFPITVEEVIHSYGKLLHLKKIDVGQVLSVTGMEGYKKQLMGSLSGGQHQKVLIARALMGSPDLLILDEPSTGVDLTSQRDIYKELDTLHKDKGVTILAVEHNLAEAGKVSDRLYHVEHGHGHLCSVRHYIEEYIEKEGGHV; encoded by the coding sequence ATGCTGACCATTGAGAATTTATATTTTTCCTACACAGGGAGCGCTCCCTGGCTGCTGGAGGATGTCGATTTCCATCTGGCGGGCGGAGAGTATATTTCCATCGTAGGAAATAATGGGAGCGGCAAGAGCACCCTTCTGAAAATCATACTGGGCTTCCTGAAGCCGGTCTCCGGGACGGTCACGCGCCGCGCCCGCCGCATTGGCTACGTGCCGCAGCGGTCCGCCTCGGATGCTTCCTTTCCCATCACCGTGGAAGAAGTCATCCATTCCTACGGGAAACTGCTGCATTTGAAAAAAATCGACGTGGGTCAGGTCCTTTCCGTGACAGGCATGGAAGGGTACAAGAAACAGCTCATGGGAAGCCTCTCGGGCGGCCAGCATCAGAAGGTGCTGATTGCCAGGGCGCTCATGGGAAGTCCTGATCTCCTCATCCTCGATGAACCGTCGACCGGCGTCGACCTGACCAGCCAGCGAGACATCTACAAGGAACTCGATACCCTCCATAAGGACAAGGGCGTCACCATCCTTGCCGTCGAGCACAACCTCGCAGAGGCCGGCAAAGTCTCCGACCGCCTCTACCACGTCGAACACGGACACGGCCACCTCTGCAGTGTCCGCCATTATATAGAAGAATACATAGAAAAGGAGGGCGGCCATGTTTAG